GTCATCGGCGGCTCGAACCGCTTCGCGCACGCGGCCGCGGTCGCCGTCGCGGAGGCGCCGGCCAAGGCCTACAACCCGCTCTTCATCTACGGCGACTCGGGTCTCGGCAAGACGCACCTCCTTCACGCGATCGGCCACTACGCCGAGAGCCTCTACCCCGGCATCCGCGTGCGGTACGTGAGCTCGGAGGAGTTCACGAACGACTTCATCAACTCCATCGCCAACAACCGGGCGTCGGTCTTCCAGTCGCGCTATCGCGAGATCGACATCCTGATGATCGACGACATCCAGTTCCTGCAGGGCAAGGACTCGACGCAGGAGGCGTTCTTCCACACCTTCAACACGCTGCACGACCACAACAAGCAGGTCGTGATCACGAGCGATGTGGCGCCGAAGCACCTGACGGGCTTCGAGGACCGGATGCGGTCGCGCTTCGAGTGGGGCCTCATCACGGATGTGCAGGCGCCCGACCTCGAGACCCGCATCGCGATCCTGCGGAAGAAGGCGCAGTCCGAGCGGCTCCAGGTGCCCGAGGACATCCTCGAGTTCATGGCGACCAAGGTGTCGAGCAACATCCGCGAGCTCGAGGGAACCCTCATCCGCGTCACGGCGTTCGCGAACCTCAACAAGACGCCCGTCGATCTGGCCCTCGTGCAGACGGTGCTCAAGGACCTCATCACGCTCGACGAGGACAACGTCATCTCGCCGGTCGACATCATCAATCACACCGCGGACTACTTCAAGCTCTCGGTCGACGACCTCTACGGCTCGTCCCGGTCGCAGGCCGTCGCGACCGCTCGACAGATCGCGATGTACCTCTGCCGCGAGATGACGAACCTGTCGCTCCCCAAGATCGGCCAGCTGTTCGGCAACCGCGACCATACGACGGTCATGTACGCGAACAAGAAGATCAGCGAGCTCATGAAGGAGCGCCGCTCGATCTACAACCAGGTGACCGAGCTCACCGCCCGCATCAAGCAGGACCAGCGCTACCGTCCGTAGCCCTCGGTCGGCTTCCGACACGCCGTCCGCGACCCTGAGCGGATGCTGTGTAACGGTTGCACAGTCTGGGGATACCTCTGTGGATAACTTCCGGATGGAATGTGGAACGCGCCGGGCTCGGATGTGGACAGCGGATTTCCTGTCATCCGGTTTCCCGACATCGCAGGGATCTTCATCCGCAGACGGCTCACAACTTTCACGGATGTAGTTCCCTGAAGTCAGCGGCTCGACGCATACTTATCCACAGTTCGCACAGGCGTTAAGACGATTACCTATCTCTTCCTCTTGGTGTCCGGCCGATAACCGAGAGTGTTCGAGTCCGTGCCAAGATCGTTGACACGCAAACCCGTGCGGATTCTCGAGCGACTCAGAAGGAGTGACGCGTGAAGTTCCAGGTGAATCGCGACGTCTTCAGCGAGGCCGTGTCGTTCGCGGTGAAGCTCCTTCCGCAGCGCACGACCCAGCCGATCCTGAGCGGCGTGCTGCTCGAGGCCGAGGGCTCCGCGCTCACCCTGTCGTCGTTCGACTACGAGGTGTCGAGCCGCACCGAGATCACGGCCGAGGTCGACGAGGCGGGCACCGCCCTCGTCTCGGGCCGGCTGCTCGCCGACATCGCGAGCCGTCTGCCGAACGCGCCCGTCGTCTTCGAGTCGGTCGACGGCAAGATCCAGGTCAGCTGCGGCTCCGCGCGCTTCACGCTCCTGAGCATGCCCGTCGAGGAGTACCCGACGCTTCCTCAGATCGACGACCAGACCGGCGTGCTGCCGGCCGAGGAGTTCGCAGCCGCCGTCTCGCAGGTCGCGGTCGCCGCATCCCGCGACGACGTCACCCCGGTCATCACGGGTGTGCAGCTCGAGGTCGGCGAGAACAACCTCTCGCTCGTCGCGACCGACCGCTACCGCGTCGCCGTCCGCGAGATCGACTGGGATTCCGGATCGGGCTCCGCCGAGGGCACGACCGCTCTCGTCCCGGCGCGCACCCTCTCCGAGATCGGC
The Protaetiibacter sp. SSC-01 genome window above contains:
- the dnaN gene encoding DNA polymerase III subunit beta — encoded protein: MKFQVNRDVFSEAVSFAVKLLPQRTTQPILSGVLLEAEGSALTLSSFDYEVSSRTEITAEVDEAGTALVSGRLLADIASRLPNAPVVFESVDGKIQVSCGSARFTLLSMPVEEYPTLPQIDDQTGVLPAEEFAAAVSQVAVAASRDDVTPVITGVQLEVGENNLSLVATDRYRVAVREIDWDSGSGSAEGTTALVPARTLSEIGKTFAHSGTISVSIVRSDDRELIAFRADKKTVTSLLIKGNFPPVKRLFPESVENYAVLNTGELIEATRRVALVLEREAALRFSFSSTDGLTLEAAGSEQAQASETIDAHLVGEDTVVSLKPSFLLDGLGAVHSEFVRISFTKTENPNKPGPVLITAQSSREAPGSDNYKYLLQPNLLLR